GCGGATCGACACCATGATCCGCCAGCAGCGCGACCTCTACAAATACGCCCACGATCAGACCATCCGGCTGATGAATCATGGGCTCAACGCCGCCGAGATCGCCGAGACGATCCGCCTGCCGCAGAGTCTCGAAGGCGCCTGGCACGGCCGCGGCTATTACGGCCACATCAGGCACAATGTGAAGGCGATCTATCAGAAGTATCTCGGCTGGTACGACGCCAATCCGGTCAACCTCGATCCGCTGCCGCCGGTCGCATCCGGCAAGAAATATGTCGAGTATATGGGCGGGGCGGACGCGATCCTGAAACGCGCGGCGGCGGACTTTGCCAGGGGCGAATTCCGCTTCGTGGCGCAGGCCGTCAGCCACCTCGTGTTTGCCGAGCCCGACAATGCGGCCGCCCGCGCGATGCTGGCCGACACCTTCGAGCAGCTCGGCTACGCCGCGGAGAGCTCGACCTGGCGCAACGCCTATCTGTTCGGCGCCCAGGAGCTGCGGCAGGGCATGCCGAAGACGCCGCCGCGGTCGGCGATGCCGCGCGAGACGCTGGCCGCGCTGCGCACCGAGCAGATGTTCGACGTGCTCGGTGTCCGCCTCAACGGTCCCAAGGCCGAGGGCAAGCACATCGTGCTGAACTGGAATTTCACCGACACAGGCGAGACCTTCGTCCTGAACCTGGAAAATTCGGCGCTGACCTACATGAAAGGCGCGCAGGCGTCCGACGCCCATGCCGGCTTCACGCTGGCGCGCGGCACTCTCGATGAGGTCATCGCCAAGCTGACCACGTTCCCCGACGCGGTCAGCGCCGGCAAGATCAAGGTCGCGGGCGATCCGGCGCGGCTCGGCGAGCTGATGGCGCTGATGGATGAATTTCCGCGGATGTTCGAGATCGTCGAGCCGAGGCGCACAGTGCTGACGTGACAATCGAACGACCCGACGGACCGGCACGGAAGTGCCGCCCGGCCCGCCGGATCATTCGATCGACCGCTGCAACTGTTACTCGGCGCTCGCCACCAGCTTGAAGCGCGGCTTGGCTTCCATCAGGCCGCGATAGGTGGCGAGATAGTCCAGCGCCATGCGGCGTGCGGTAAAGCGGGTCTCGAACTGCTTGCGGATCGCGTTGCGGTCGAGCGTGGCGAGACGGCCGACGGACGAGATGGCGCTGATCTCGTCCTCGACGATGAAGCCGGTGACGCCGTCCTCGATGATCTCGGCCACAGAGCCGCGGTTATAGGCGATGACCGGCGCGCCGCAGGCCATCGCCTCGATCATCACAAGGCCGAACGGCTCCGGCCAGTCGATCGGAACCAGGAGCCCGACCGCGCCGCTGAGAAAATCCGGCTTCTCGCGGTCGCTGATCTCGCCGATGAACTCCACCAGCGGATTCTCCTTGATGAGCGGCTTGATCAGCTCGTCGTAATATTCCTGGTCGGCGCGATCGACCTTCGCCGCGATCTTCAGCGGAATGCCGCAGCGGGTCGCGATCTTGATGGCGCGATCGACGCCCTTCTCCGGCGCGATGCGCCCGAGCACGGCGAGATAGGACGGACTGCTCGGCTGCGGCGTCAGCAGATTCTCCGGCAGCCCGTGATGAATCGTGCGTACCCAATGCGCCTGCGGTACCGGCCGCCGTTGCGCGTTGGAGATCGAGATGACGGGAATTTTGGAGAACGTGTTGAACACGGGCTGATGTTCGGGGAGATCGAGCCGTCCGTGCAAGGTGGTGACGAACGGCGTCGGCTGCCTCGCGAACAGCGACCACGGGTAATAGTCGAGGTGGAAGTGCAGGAAATCGAACTCGTCCTCGTCGCACTTCTGCCGGACGCGTTCCAGCATGACCATGTGCAGCGCATTGGGATCGCGCACGGAGCCGTCGAGGCGCAACGCCTTGGACCAGGTCGCATCGAGCTTCGCCGACGTCTTGGAGTCGCCGCTGGCGAACAGGGTGACGTCATGGCCGAGAGCCACAAGTTCTTCGGTCAACCAGTGCACGACCCGTTCGGTCCCGCCGTACAACTTGGGGGGGACAGCCTCCGTCAGCGGGGCCACCTGCGCGATGCGCATTTCTCCATCTCCTTTGTGTAATGTGGATGAACAAGACCCTCAGCCCTCTGATGGCACTGGCATGCCGAAGACGGGAACGTTCTCGCACGTGCGAGGTTCCTTAGGTATGCAGGTTCTGGCGCTTCTTTCTTCCATCACACTGTGGTCTTGCTGATGCCATCTCGCTCCAACAGGTTTTTGCCGACGCCAGAGTTGCAAAATTGTTGCGCAGTGATGGCTGCATCAAGGAATCCAACCGCCGCCCTTCACGTCATCGTGCACGAGAGGAGCGATTAGAAGTTTCTCGTTCACCCTCAACAGGTTTTGCAGGACGTCATGGACCATCTCTCAGGATATGCGCACCGCCCCTTTCCATTCGTGTTGCGCTATCTGCGCCGGCGGCTCGCCTCGCATGTTGTAATTTTGTCGGCCGTCGTCGCGGCAGTCGCCTGCTCCGTGGGCACGCAGTACGGCGTGAAGAGCTTGGTCGATGCCTTGTCGGCCGGACCGTCCTACGCAGGTGGCGTATGGCTGGCATTCGCTTTGCTCATGTCGCTGATCGCGGCTGACAATTTCCTGTGGCGAATTGCAAGTTGGACAGCAAGCTTCACCTTTGTCGGCGTCACCGGCGACCTTCGTCGCGACATGTTTCGCCATCTTACCGGCCACGCGCCGAGCTACTTCTCGGATCGGCTGCCGGGCATGCTGACCAGCCGGATCACCGCGACCTCAAACGCAGTGTTCACCGTCGAGAACATGTTCGTTTGGAACGTTCTGCCGCCGTGCATCGCGACCTTCTCGGCAATCGCGCTGATTGGAACCGTCAGCGCGACGATGTCCTCCGTCCTGATCGTGATATCGGGAACCATGGTGGTGGCGATGTTCCGGATGGCCGCCGCCGGCAGGCCTCTGCATGACGACTACGCCAACAAGGCTGCCTCGGTCGACGGCGAAATGGTCGATGTCATCAACAACCTGCCGCTGGTGCGGGCGTTCTGCGGTCTGGGCTACGAGCACGATCGCTTCGATGCGACCGTGAACCGAGAACTCGTCGCCCGCGGCCGTTCTCTTCGTTATCTGGAGAAACTGCGCCTCACTCACGCAGCCGTGACTGTGGTGCTGACGGTCGCGATGCTCGCCTGGGCCATCAATCTCTGG
The DNA window shown above is from Bradyrhizobium sp. ISRA464 and carries:
- a CDS encoding glycosyltransferase family 4 protein; the encoded protein is MRIAQVAPLTEAVPPKLYGGTERVVHWLTEELVALGHDVTLFASGDSKTSAKLDATWSKALRLDGSVRDPNALHMVMLERVRQKCDEDEFDFLHFHLDYYPWSLFARQPTPFVTTLHGRLDLPEHQPVFNTFSKIPVISISNAQRRPVPQAHWVRTIHHGLPENLLTPQPSSPSYLAVLGRIAPEKGVDRAIKIATRCGIPLKIAAKVDRADQEYYDELIKPLIKENPLVEFIGEISDREKPDFLSGAVGLLVPIDWPEPFGLVMIEAMACGAPVIAYNRGSVAEIIEDGVTGFIVEDEISAISSVGRLATLDRNAIRKQFETRFTARRMALDYLATYRGLMEAKPRFKLVASAE